From the Jatrophihabitans endophyticus genome, one window contains:
- the efeU gene encoding iron uptake transporter permease EfeU, translating into MLPSFVIGLREGLEAALIVGIIAAFLRKQGRRDLLRWVLVGVGVAVGLCLAAGITLRAYSQNLPQRQQEGLETVIAVLAIAMVTYMVVWMRRNSRNLKGQLEGLASDAMSGAGNAGRAMVLMAFLAVIREGLETVVFLLAAFNETATGSRAGVGAVLGIAIAVALGYGIYRGGVRLNLSKFFRITGFVLVLVAAGLVVNAFRTAHEAGWVDFGQGRTVDLSWLVQPGSVQSSLLTGMLGLQPRPVVVEVVAWLVYLVPVGVYVVWPPGRPVPVRSAVRAGLAVAVVGALAATVLVFVAPDRPATRPLTTAGDGGGAVTAQVRSRTAQGAVVRTQRQAPVTGRVGAAVDLRMRSDGTQEHRGVPADRFTTAAMPGTAAAGEPRTLSLDRIAALNGARIPVGVRYRDGRMPVTYRDTVTATSWLDPRTSRVLDVAWSERVTVVAGTPTNNATLARPLHSATRTLPATTVARAAAAARADHEDLDRRSVLRAAAGWSGAIALAGLVVALGFLVAARRRRRTADVTAAAGDRDLVAS; encoded by the coding sequence ATGCTGCCGAGCTTCGTGATCGGCCTCCGCGAGGGCCTCGAGGCCGCGCTCATCGTCGGCATCATCGCCGCCTTCCTCCGTAAACAGGGCCGCCGGGACCTGCTGCGGTGGGTGCTCGTCGGGGTCGGCGTCGCGGTCGGCCTCTGTCTCGCCGCCGGCATCACGCTCCGCGCGTACTCGCAGAACCTGCCGCAGCGCCAGCAGGAAGGGCTCGAGACCGTCATCGCGGTGCTCGCGATCGCGATGGTCACCTACATGGTCGTGTGGATGCGCAGGAACTCGCGCAACCTCAAGGGCCAGCTTGAGGGCCTCGCCTCCGACGCGATGAGCGGCGCCGGCAACGCCGGCCGCGCGATGGTGCTCATGGCGTTCCTCGCGGTGATCCGCGAGGGCCTCGAGACGGTCGTCTTCCTCCTCGCCGCCTTCAACGAGACGGCCACCGGCTCGCGGGCCGGGGTCGGTGCGGTGCTGGGGATCGCCATCGCCGTGGCGCTCGGCTACGGCATCTACCGCGGCGGCGTCCGACTGAACCTGTCGAAGTTCTTCCGGATCACCGGCTTCGTGCTCGTCCTCGTGGCCGCGGGCCTGGTCGTCAACGCCTTCCGCACCGCTCACGAGGCCGGCTGGGTCGACTTCGGGCAGGGCCGCACCGTCGACCTCAGCTGGCTGGTCCAGCCCGGCTCGGTGCAGTCGTCGCTGCTGACCGGCATGCTCGGCCTGCAGCCGCGGCCGGTCGTCGTCGAGGTCGTCGCGTGGCTGGTCTACCTCGTGCCCGTCGGCGTCTACGTCGTCTGGCCGCCGGGACGTCCGGTGCCGGTGCGCAGCGCCGTGCGGGCCGGCCTCGCCGTCGCCGTGGTGGGCGCGCTCGCCGCCACCGTGCTCGTGTTCGTCGCCCCCGACCGCCCCGCGACGAGGCCGCTCACCACCGCCGGCGACGGCGGGGGAGCGGTCACCGCGCAGGTGCGGTCACGCACCGCGCAGGGTGCCGTCGTCCGGACGCAGCGGCAGGCACCCGTCACCGGGCGGGTCGGTGCCGCGGTGGACCTGCGGATGCGCAGCGACGGCACGCAGGAGCACCGCGGCGTGCCGGCCGACCGATTCACCACCGCCGCGATGCCGGGCACGGCCGCCGCCGGCGAGCCCCGCACGCTGAGCCTGGACCGGATCGCGGCGCTCAACGGCGCCCGCATCCCCGTCGGCGTCCGCTACCGCGACGGCCGGATGCCGGTCACCTACCGCGACACCGTCACCGCGACCAGCTGGCTCGACCCGCGCACCTCCCGCGTGCTGGACGTCGCGTGGAGCGAGCGCGTCACCGTCGTCGCCGGGACCCCGACCAACAACGCCACCCTCGCCCGGCCGCTGCACAGCGCGACCCGCACCCTGCCGGCGACCACCGTCGCGCGGGCCGCCGCGGCGGCCCGCGCCGACCACGAGGACCTCGACCGGCGTTCGGTGCTGCGGGCGGCGGCCGGGTGGAGCGGCGCGATCGCGCTCGCCGGGCTCGTCGTGGCGCTCGGCTTCCTGGTGGCCGCCCGGCGGCGCCGCCGGACCGCGGACGTGACCGCGGCCGCAGGGGATCGGGACCTCGTCGCCTCCTAG